A genomic region of Serinus canaria isolate serCan28SL12 chromosome 1A, serCan2020, whole genome shotgun sequence contains the following coding sequences:
- the CHADL gene encoding chondroadherin-like protein, whose product MGPSWGLLLLAVASGAMAAAHCPAPCVCDNLRAHVLCLNGSLTAIPDTIPELTRKLDLRGNSFTIIPAGAFLATPYLTHLDLQHCKVERLEEGAFRGLGRLVYLNLASNGIALLYQESLDGLFSLQQLILEGNRIEEIQPGAFGHLGSLTVLDLRANALVYLPDMIFQGLQVLRWLRLSHNALHVLGSEAFAALPALRRLSLDHNELQALPGEALAKLDGATRLDLGHNPITYVAEEALAMASLRHLFLDHAFLQDVAPDAFARSPQLRILDLRENQLQGLPPLARAGGLVRVSLDGNPLLCSCLLRPFHKWLARARVQAEGACAAPPALRGRSLNSLKSPEMRCSHLRPPPSPTAPPEQPSSAGSRQCPRGCVCSPDFHHGSCENRDLREIPRDFPEDTHLLDLRQNPFRTVPPDAFPGLKELVSLHLQRCSIREMHAGALRGLESLVYLYLTDNHLSTLEAAAFEGAPQLAYLDLDHNAFTRVPAGTFRLLPNLISLHLQHNAIRELVEGDLAGARGLRWLYLAGNAIKHIAPAALAPTKMLEKLHLEGNRLSEVPTAALRGLPALSELKLSRNPIKHMGDGVFLPLASSLQHLYLDNMGLEQISPHAFTGLGPKIRSLYLESNKMSNIPDMSNFTGLEILNLQDVPFQCDCQLLPLHRWINKLNLCVGATCGSPTEAQGLKVKLSTTFQTCSGWGQGEAGDTNPNKTKAASKPSKKKRLGKSPARGFSKSRA is encoded by the exons ATGGGGCCATCCTGGGGGCTCCTCCTGCTTGCAGTGGCCTCGGGGGCGATGGCTGCCGCCCACTGCCCTGCACCCTGTGTCTGCGATAACCTCCGTGCCCATGTCCTCTGTCTCAATGGGAGCCTGACTGCCATCCCTGACACCATCCCagag CTCACCAGAAAACTAGACCTTCGGGGCAACAGTTTCACGATCATCCCAGCGGGAGCCTTCCTTGCTACCCCCTACCTGACACACTTAGACCTGCAGCATTGCAAGGTGGAAAGGCTGGAGGAAGGGGCTTTCCGGGGTCTGGGAAGGCTTGTCTACCTCAACCTGGCCTCCAACGGCATAGCCCTCCTCTACCAGGAGTCCCTGGACGGGCTCttctccctccagcagctcattCTGGAGGGGAATCGCATTGAGGAGATACAGCCGGGTGCTTTTGGCCATCTGGGGTCCCTCACTGTCCTCGACCTGAGGGCAAATGCTTTGGTCTACCTCCCAGACATGATCTTCCAGGGACTGCAGGTTCTTAGATGGCTCCGGCTGTCTCACAATGCCCTCCATGTGCTGGGCAGTGAGgcctttgctgctctgcctgccctgcgCAGGCTGAGCTTGGACCACAATGaactgcaggcactgcctggcGAGGCCCTTgccaagttggatggggctACCCGACTAGACCTGGGCCACAACCCCATCACCTACGTGGCTGAGGAAGCCCTGGCCATGGCCTCGCTGAGGCACCTCTTCCTGGACCACGCCTTCCTCCAGGATGTGGCACCCGATGCCTTTGCCCGCAGTCCCCAGCTCCGTATTCTGGACCTCCGGGAAAaccagctgcaggggctgccaccCCTGGCTAGGGCAGGAGGGCTGGTAAGGGTCAGCCTGGATGGGAACCctcttctctgctcctgcctcctgcgCCCCTTCCACAAGTGGCTGGCAAGGGCACGAGTGCAGGCTGAGGGTGCCTGTGCTGCACCCCCTGCCCTCCGTGGCCGGTCCCTCAACTCCCTGAAGTCCCCTGAGATGAGATGCAGTCACCTCCGGCCACCCCCTAGCCCCACGGCACCGCCAGAGCAGCCAAGTTCAGCCGGCAGCAGGCAGTGTCCCCGGGGATGTGTCTGCTCCCCTGATTTCCATCACGGATCCTGTGAGAATAGGGACCTGCGGGAGATCCCTCGGGACTTCCCTGAGGACACCCACCTTCTCGACCTGCGCCAAAACCCCTTCAGGACAGTGCCACCAGATGCCTTCCCTGGCCTGAAGGAGCTGGTGTCACTCCACCTACAGAGGTGCAGCATCAGGGAGATGCACGCTGGGGCACTCCGGGGGCTGGAGAGCCTGGTCTACCTGTACCTCACCGACAACCACCTCTCCAccctggaagctgctgcctttgagGGGGCCCCGCAGCTGGCCTACCTCGACCTGGACCACAACGCCTTCACCCGTGTGCCTGCAGGCACCTTCCGGCTCTTGCCCAACCTCATCTCCCTCCATCTGCAGCACAATGCCAtcagggagctggtggagggtgacctggctggagccaggggGCTCCGCTGGCTCTACCTAGCTGGGAATGCCATCAAGCACATTGCCCCggctgccctggctcccaccaagatgctggaaaagctgcatcTGGAGGGAAACCGTTTGTCAGaggtgcccacagcagccctgcgGGGCCTGCCTGCCCTGAGTGAGTTGAAGCTGTCCCGAAACCCCATCAAGCACATGGGGGATGGTGTCTTCCTGCCATTGgcctccagcctgcagcacctctACTTGGACAACAtgggcctggagcag ATTTCCCCACATGCCTTCACTGGCCTCGGTCCCAAGATCAGAAGCCTCTACCTGGAGAGCAACAAAATGAGTAACATACCTGACATGAGCAACTTCACGGGGCTGGAGATCCTCAACCTGCAGGATGTGCCTTTCCAGTGTGACTGCCAGCTCCTTCCACTGCACAG GTGGATCAACAAACTCAACCTCTGCGTAGGGGCCACCTGTGGCTCCCCTACAGAAGCCCAAGGGCTGAAGGTGAAGCTTTCCACCACTTTCCAAACTTGTTCTGGCTGGGGACAAGGCGAGGCTGGGGATACCAACCCTAACAAGACTAAGGCTGCCAGCAAGCCCAGCAAGAAAAAGAGGTTGGGAAAATCTCCAGCCCGAGGCTTCAGTAAGAGCAGAGCTTAG
- the L3MBTL2 gene encoding lethal(3)malignant brain tumor-like protein 2 isoform X1, whose translation MERDRAELVSAFCHKTSSLERVEEEGDDDEENDELDIFGGYDTLTCYNSSMGSDSSSCLEESSDDEVPEREAGEFSTSLMHQPSTGRLTEDSGSEPAVCEMCGIVGTREAFFSKTKRFCSVSCSRSYSSNSKKASILARLQGKPPTKKAKVLHKASWSAKIGAFLHSQGTGQLADGTLTGQDALVLGFDWGKYLQEHGYKAAPVSCFKHVPLFDQWDDVLKGMKVEVLNSDAVLPSRVYWIASVIQIVGYRALLRYEGFENDAGHDFWCNLGTVDIHPIGWCAVNSKILVPPQTIHAKYTDWRSYLMKKLVGARTIPVDFHIKMAESMKYPFRQGMRVEVVDKNHVSQTRMAVVDTVIGGRLRLLYEDGDSDDDFWCHMWSPLIHPVGWSWRVGHDIKRSDEKRNDMANHPTFRKIYCDAVPYLFKKVRAVYSEGGWFERGMKLEAIDPLNLGNICVATVCKVLLDGYLMISIDGATSDDGSDWFCYHASSHAIFPANFCKRNNIELTPPKGHEAKTFSWERYLEETKSRPAPSRLFNTDCPNHGFKAGMKVEAVDLMEPRLICVATVKRVVQRLLSIHFDGWDNEYDQWVDCESPDIYPVGWCELTGYQLQPPVVPEPTTAAKAKEVPKKRKKPYGKKRKKLPAKARSVKQTVKKPSAMNSKREAKAASQALPEPAPDEIIAVQVKEETIDPSDAEFGETELPIPISSIKQEDTD comes from the exons ATGGAGCGGGACCGGGCAGAG CTGGTGTCTGCCTTCTGCCACAAAACTTCATCTTTGGAGCGGGTGGAGGAAGAAGGTGATGACGATGAGGAGAATGATGAATTGGACATCTTTGGGGGTTACGACACCCTCACGTGCTATAACAGCAGCatgggcagtgacagcagctcctgtctgGAGGAGTCCAGCGATGATGAGGTGCCAgagagggaagctggagagTTCTCGACCTCTCTGATGCACCAGCCATCCACAGGCCGGCTCACAGAAGACAGTGGCTCTGAGCCAG CTGTGTGCGAAATGTGTGGGATTGTGGGCACCAGGGAGGCTTTCTTCTCCAAGACCAAACGTTTCTGCAGCGTCTCCTGCTCCAGAAGCTACTCCTCAAATTCCAAAAAGGCCAGCATCCTGGCCAGACTGCAG GGGAAACCACCAACAAAGAAAGCTAAAGTTCTGCACAAGGCATCCTGGTCAGCCAAGATCGGGGCCTTCCTCCATTCGCAGGGCACGGGACAGCTGGCAGATGGGACACTGACAGGTCAGGATG CACTCGTCCTGGGCTTTGACTGGGGAAAGTACCTACAGGAGCACGGCTACAAGGCAGCTCCTGTCAGTTGCTTCAAACAC GTGCCACTCTTTGATCAGTGGGATGATGTGCTGAAAGGTATGAAGGTGGAAGTGCTGAACAGTGATGCTGTGCTCCCCAGTCGTGTGTACTGGATTGCATCTGTCATCCAGATTGTAG GATACAGGGCCCTTCTGCGATATGAGGGCTTTGAGAATGATGCTGGTCATGACTTCTGGTGCAATTTGGGCACAGTAGATATTCACCCCATTGGCTGGTGTGCCGTTAACAGCAAAATCCTGGTACCACCACAAA CTATCCACGCCAAGTACACTGACTGGAGAAGTTACCTCATGAAAAAACTGGTGGGAGCTAGGACCATCCCAGTGGATTTCCACATAAAG ATGGCAGAGAGCATGAAGTACCCGTTCCGGCAGGGCATGCGGGTCGAGGTGGTGGATAAGAACCACGTGTCCCAGACACGTATGGCAGTGGTGGACACAGTGATTGGGGGCAGACTGAGACTCCTCTATGAGGATGGTGACAGTGATGATGACTTCTGGTGCCACATGTGGAGTCCCCTCATCCATCCTGTGGGCTGGTCATGGAGAGTTGGCCATGACATAAAGAGGTCAG ATGAAAAACGTAATGACATGGCAAATCATCCCACCTTCAGGAAGATTTACTGCGATGCTGTGCCCTATCTGTTTAAGAAG GTACGAGCTGTCTATTCTGAAGGTGGATGGTTTGAGCGAGGCATGAAACTGGAAGCCATTGACCCCCTGAATCTGGGCAACATCTGTGTGGCCACTGTTTGCAAG GTTCTCTTGGATGGGTATCTCATGATCAGCATTGATGGAGCAACATCTGATGATGGTTCTGACTGGTTCTGCTATCACGCCTCCTCACATGCCATCTTCCCTGCCAACTTCTGTAAGAGGAACAACATCGAGCTGACCCCTCCAAAAG GGCATGAAGCAAAGACATTCAGCTGGGAACGTTACCTGGAAGAGACCAAGTCAAGACCTGCTCCATCACGGCTCTTCAACACA GACTGTCCCAACCATGGCTTCAAGGCAGGCATGAAGGTGGAGGCAGTGGACCTGATGGAACCCCGACTCATCTGTGTGGCCACGGTGAAGCGTGTAGTCCAACGTCTCCTTAGCATCCATTTTGATGGCTGGGACAACGAGTATGACCAGTGGGTGGACTGCGAGTCTCCAGACATTTATCCTGTGGGGTGGTGTGAGCTGACAGGCTACCAGCTTCAACCACCAGTGGTTCCAG AGCCCACAACTGCAGCGAAGGCCAAGGAGGTGCCCAAGAAGAGGAAGAAACCCTATGGAAAGAAGA gaaaaaagttaCCTGCCAAAGCCCGCAGTGTCAAGCAGACTGTCAAGAAGCCTTCTGCTATGAATTCAAAACGAGAAGCAAAAGCTGCCAGCCAGGCTTTGCCAGAGCCAGCACCTGATGAGA TCATTGCTGTCCAGGTGAAAGAAGAAACCATTGACCCTTCAGATGCAGAATTTGGAGAGACAGAGCTTCCCATTCCCATCAGCAGCATAAAGCAGGAGGACACAGACTGA
- the L3MBTL2 gene encoding lethal(3)malignant brain tumor-like protein 2 isoform X2, which translates to MERDRAELVSAFCHKTSSLERVEEEGDDDEENDELDIFGGYDTLTCYNSSMGSDSSSCLEESSDDEVPEREAGEFSTSLMHQPSTGRLTEDSGSEPAVCEMCGIVGTREAFFSKTKRFCSVSCSRSYSSNSKKASILARLQGKPPTKKAKVLHKASWSAKIGAFLHSQGTGQLADGTLTALVLGFDWGKYLQEHGYKAAPVSCFKHVPLFDQWDDVLKGMKVEVLNSDAVLPSRVYWIASVIQIVGYRALLRYEGFENDAGHDFWCNLGTVDIHPIGWCAVNSKILVPPQTIHAKYTDWRSYLMKKLVGARTIPVDFHIKMAESMKYPFRQGMRVEVVDKNHVSQTRMAVVDTVIGGRLRLLYEDGDSDDDFWCHMWSPLIHPVGWSWRVGHDIKRSDEKRNDMANHPTFRKIYCDAVPYLFKKVRAVYSEGGWFERGMKLEAIDPLNLGNICVATVCKVLLDGYLMISIDGATSDDGSDWFCYHASSHAIFPANFCKRNNIELTPPKGHEAKTFSWERYLEETKSRPAPSRLFNTDCPNHGFKAGMKVEAVDLMEPRLICVATVKRVVQRLLSIHFDGWDNEYDQWVDCESPDIYPVGWCELTGYQLQPPVVPEPTTAAKAKEVPKKRKKPYGKKRKKLPAKARSVKQTVKKPSAMNSKREAKAASQALPEPAPDEIIAVQVKEETIDPSDAEFGETELPIPISSIKQEDTD; encoded by the exons ATGGAGCGGGACCGGGCAGAG CTGGTGTCTGCCTTCTGCCACAAAACTTCATCTTTGGAGCGGGTGGAGGAAGAAGGTGATGACGATGAGGAGAATGATGAATTGGACATCTTTGGGGGTTACGACACCCTCACGTGCTATAACAGCAGCatgggcagtgacagcagctcctgtctgGAGGAGTCCAGCGATGATGAGGTGCCAgagagggaagctggagagTTCTCGACCTCTCTGATGCACCAGCCATCCACAGGCCGGCTCACAGAAGACAGTGGCTCTGAGCCAG CTGTGTGCGAAATGTGTGGGATTGTGGGCACCAGGGAGGCTTTCTTCTCCAAGACCAAACGTTTCTGCAGCGTCTCCTGCTCCAGAAGCTACTCCTCAAATTCCAAAAAGGCCAGCATCCTGGCCAGACTGCAG GGGAAACCACCAACAAAGAAAGCTAAAGTTCTGCACAAGGCATCCTGGTCAGCCAAGATCGGGGCCTTCCTCCATTCGCAGGGCACGGGACAGCTGGCAGATGGGACACTGACAG CACTCGTCCTGGGCTTTGACTGGGGAAAGTACCTACAGGAGCACGGCTACAAGGCAGCTCCTGTCAGTTGCTTCAAACAC GTGCCACTCTTTGATCAGTGGGATGATGTGCTGAAAGGTATGAAGGTGGAAGTGCTGAACAGTGATGCTGTGCTCCCCAGTCGTGTGTACTGGATTGCATCTGTCATCCAGATTGTAG GATACAGGGCCCTTCTGCGATATGAGGGCTTTGAGAATGATGCTGGTCATGACTTCTGGTGCAATTTGGGCACAGTAGATATTCACCCCATTGGCTGGTGTGCCGTTAACAGCAAAATCCTGGTACCACCACAAA CTATCCACGCCAAGTACACTGACTGGAGAAGTTACCTCATGAAAAAACTGGTGGGAGCTAGGACCATCCCAGTGGATTTCCACATAAAG ATGGCAGAGAGCATGAAGTACCCGTTCCGGCAGGGCATGCGGGTCGAGGTGGTGGATAAGAACCACGTGTCCCAGACACGTATGGCAGTGGTGGACACAGTGATTGGGGGCAGACTGAGACTCCTCTATGAGGATGGTGACAGTGATGATGACTTCTGGTGCCACATGTGGAGTCCCCTCATCCATCCTGTGGGCTGGTCATGGAGAGTTGGCCATGACATAAAGAGGTCAG ATGAAAAACGTAATGACATGGCAAATCATCCCACCTTCAGGAAGATTTACTGCGATGCTGTGCCCTATCTGTTTAAGAAG GTACGAGCTGTCTATTCTGAAGGTGGATGGTTTGAGCGAGGCATGAAACTGGAAGCCATTGACCCCCTGAATCTGGGCAACATCTGTGTGGCCACTGTTTGCAAG GTTCTCTTGGATGGGTATCTCATGATCAGCATTGATGGAGCAACATCTGATGATGGTTCTGACTGGTTCTGCTATCACGCCTCCTCACATGCCATCTTCCCTGCCAACTTCTGTAAGAGGAACAACATCGAGCTGACCCCTCCAAAAG GGCATGAAGCAAAGACATTCAGCTGGGAACGTTACCTGGAAGAGACCAAGTCAAGACCTGCTCCATCACGGCTCTTCAACACA GACTGTCCCAACCATGGCTTCAAGGCAGGCATGAAGGTGGAGGCAGTGGACCTGATGGAACCCCGACTCATCTGTGTGGCCACGGTGAAGCGTGTAGTCCAACGTCTCCTTAGCATCCATTTTGATGGCTGGGACAACGAGTATGACCAGTGGGTGGACTGCGAGTCTCCAGACATTTATCCTGTGGGGTGGTGTGAGCTGACAGGCTACCAGCTTCAACCACCAGTGGTTCCAG AGCCCACAACTGCAGCGAAGGCCAAGGAGGTGCCCAAGAAGAGGAAGAAACCCTATGGAAAGAAGA gaaaaaagttaCCTGCCAAAGCCCGCAGTGTCAAGCAGACTGTCAAGAAGCCTTCTGCTATGAATTCAAAACGAGAAGCAAAAGCTGCCAGCCAGGCTTTGCCAGAGCCAGCACCTGATGAGA TCATTGCTGTCCAGGTGAAAGAAGAAACCATTGACCCTTCAGATGCAGAATTTGGAGAGACAGAGCTTCCCATTCCCATCAGCAGCATAAAGCAGGAGGACACAGACTGA